In Pelodiscus sinensis isolate JC-2024 chromosome 2, ASM4963464v1, whole genome shotgun sequence, the following proteins share a genomic window:
- the LOC142826672 gene encoding uncharacterized protein LOC142826672 yields MIGDPRPGPQEGEAEGPRILELVDGDFIQEQREDPSLRHAWSAARDPQDEDAPQADRPTSPYFEVRHDRLYRVDGGQGGDSGVEQLLVPKRYRQRLMELAHANPWAGHLGAEKTVQRIIRRFYWPGIFREVQDFCGSCPECQKVRPKGVPKAPLVPLPVVGVPFARVAMDIVGPLDKSKTGHQYILLLLDYATRYLEAIPLRNVHASTLAAELVKIFARVGLPEQILTDQGTNFTSRLMNELSWKQREAFWINPVPPDPELGPGDLDGATPPQAFPTGTDLTEAQRNDLEELLRTFGDVLTAEPGQTTLIHHHIETEPRKTVCERVRPVPRRMWETVRGEVQKMLQWGVVEESFSEWRSPIVLVPKPDGSLRFCIDFRKVNAQSRFDAYPMPRVDELLDRLGGARYLSTLDLTRGYWQIPLTPTSREKTAFSTPFGLYHFTRMPFGLHGAAATFQRLMDRVLREQGRWAAAYIDDIVVYSQTWGEHLQHVGAVLQALREAGLTANPRKCRFGEKETPPRRGLGRSSRRVKERKNTRWCTSVASSSHGSVATRPLRRRPLR; encoded by the exons ATGATTGGGGACCCCCGCCCCGGCCCACAAGAGGGCGAGGCAGAAGGACCGCGAATACTGGAGCTAGTGGATGGTGACTTTATACAGGAACAGCGGGAAGATCCGTCACTCCGACATGCATGGAGTGCCGCCCGGGATCCGCAGGACGAGGACGCTCCCCAGGCCGACAGGCCGACCAGCCCCTACTTTGAGGTACGACACGATCGGTTGTACCGGGtggacggggggcaggggggcgatTCAGGGGTCGAGCAGTTGCTGGTGCCAAAAAGGTACCGACAACGCCTCATGGAGCTAGCCCACGCtaacccctgggccgggcacctgggggcagaaAAGACTGTGCAGCGTATCATTCGGCGGTTCTATTGGCCGGGCATCTTCCGCGAAGTACAGGACTTTTGTGGctcctgccccgagtgccaaaAGGTTAGGCCGAAGGGGGTACCCAAAGCCCCCCTGGTGCCGTTGCCCGTGGTGGGAGTGCCCTTCGCGAGGGTCGCCATGGATATAGTCGGCCCGTTGGACAAATCCAAAACCGGGCACCAGTATATTTTGTTGCTATTAGACTATGCAACACGATATCTGGAGGCCATCCCACTCAGAAACGTGCACGCCAGCACCCTTGCTGCGGAACTCGTGAAGATTTTTGCCCGAGTGGGGCTGCCGGAGCAGATTCTAACCGACCAAGGGACTAACTTCACCTCGAGACTGATGAACGAGTTGT CCTGGAAGCAACGGGAGGCCTTCTGGATCAACCCAGTGCCCCCCGACCCGGAGTTAGGACCCGGGGACCTCGACGGGGCAACCCCGCCCCAGGCCTTCCCCACAGGAACCGACCTAACCGAGGCCCAGAGGAATGACCTGGAGGAGCTGCTACGGACCTTCGGGGATGTCCTGACGGCCGAGCCGGGGCAAACCACCCTCATCCACCACCACATAGAGACGGAACCCCGGAAGACGGTGTGTGAACGAGTACGGCCCGTGCCCCGGCGGATGTGGGAGACGGTGCGAGGGGAGGTGCAGAAGATGCTCCAGTGGGGAGTCGTGGAGGAATCCTTCAGCGAATGGCGCAGCCCTATAGTGCTCGTCCCGAAGCCCGACGGATCACTACGATTCTGCATCGACTTCCGTAAAGTCAATGCGCAGTCGCGCTTCGATGCCTACCCCATGCCACGGGTCGATGAACTGCTAGACCGGCTCGGAGGCGCCCGGTACCTGTCCACTTTGGATCTGACCCGAGGATACTGGCAGATTCCCCTGACGCCGACCTCCCGAGAGAAGACGGCCTTCTCGACCCCATTTGGGCTTTACCATTTTACACGGATGCCCTTCGGGCTACATGGCGCCGCCGCGACGTTTCAGCGCCTTATGGACCGGGTACTGAGAGAACAGGGAAGATGGGCGGCCGCCTACATCGACGACATCGTCGTGTACAGCCAGACATGGGGCGAACACCTCCAACACGTAGGGGCCGTGCTACAGGCTCTGCGGGAAGCCGGGCTGACGGCGAACCCACGAAAGTGCCGCTTCGGGGAAAAGGAG ACGCCTCCGAGACGGGGATTGGGGCGGTCCTCTCGCAGGGTGAAGGAGAGGAAGAACACCCGGTGGTGTACATCAGTCGCAAGCTCTTCCCACGGGAGCGTCGCTACTCGAccattgagaaggaggcccttGCGGTAA